The following proteins are co-located in the Cardiocondyla obscurior isolate alpha-2009 linkage group LG12, Cobs3.1, whole genome shotgun sequence genome:
- the LOC139107066 gene encoding lysosomal acid phosphatase-like, which produces MNRARGHTLMGNRRSKKLGVYVIVVILGTFIISTMLAYTAFASHITEPDTLQQVVFLFRHGDRTPTETYPKDPYKDYNWPNGWGSLTKKGMLELYNLGQWMRLKYDAVIGRKFESTATLARSSYADRCVMSAQALFAGLFVPRFEDEFVPGLTWTPVPVHSIPRNLDKLITVKAPCPRLENALKQAYAEEAERSGAKMADYYKELANYTGQNISTITDVEFLYNTLEIEEQHGLQLPEWTRKFYNNEMREIAARSLAIFTDGVIQKRLRGGPLLKEILKNMEESRSNSKAKRSYFYSAHDITIVNVLRAMGFTNELFKPDYGATLILELHFANNAVDQEVKVLYLNNTQTENAYSLKIPNCANPCLLQNLKQAWHEVIPNDWDAECKV; this is translated from the exons ATGAATCGAGCAAGAGGACACACGTTGATGGGTAATCGTCGCTCCAAAAAACTTGGTGTATACGTAATCGTGGTCATACTCGGTACCTTCATCATTTCCACGATGTTGGCGTATACAGCGTTTGCGTCTCATATTACCGAACCCGACACGTTACAGCAGGTGGTTTTT CTGTTTCGCCACGGAGATCGAACGCCTACAGAGACCTATCCCAAGGATCCTTACAAAGATTACAATTGGCCCAATGGCTGGGGCAGCTTGACCAAG AAAGGAATGCTTGAACTGTATAACTTGGGTCAGTGGATGCGCTTAAAATACGATGCTGTAATCGGTCGTAAGTTCGAGAGCACAGCCACGCTGGCGCGTAGCAGCTACGCAGATCGGTGCGTCATGTCAGCCCAAGCATTATTCGCCGGATTGTTCGTCCCGAGATTCGAGGATGAGTTTGTGCCTGGTTTGACGTGGACCCCCGTTCCCGTTCACTCGATACCACGAAATTTGGACAAG TTGATAACGGTAAAGGCACCATGTCCGAGATTGGAGAACGCTCTAAAGCAGGCATACGCGGAAGAGGCAGAAAGATCCGGCGCAAAAATGGCAGATTATTATAAAGAATTGGCGAATTATACCGGGCAGAACATTAGCACGATCACCGACGTCGAGTTCCTGTACAATACTCTCGAGATCGAGGAGCAGCATGGCTTGCAACTTCCAGAGTGGACGCGCAAATTTTACAACAACGAGATGCGCGAAATTGCTGCTCGTAGCTTGGCAATTTTCACCGACGGCGTTATTCAAAAACGCCTTCGTGGAG GTCCATTGCtaaaagagattttaaaaaacatgGAAGAGAGTAGAAGTAATTCCAAAGCAAAGAGATCctatttttattccgctcACGACATAACTATCGTTAACGTACTGCGGGCAATGGGATTTACGAATGAGCTTTTTAAACCCGATTACGGAGCGACGTTGATATTGGAGCTACACTTCGCAAATAATGCAGTCGACCAAGAAGTGAAG GTGTTGTACTTGAATAATACGCAAACGGAAAATGCGTATTCTTTGAAAATTCCTAATTGCGCGAATCCTTGCTTATTGCAAAACCTAAAGCAAGCGTGGCACGAAGTAATTCCGAACGATTGGGATGCGGAATGTAAAGTGTAA